A single region of the Phycisphaerae bacterium RAS1 genome encodes:
- the fabH gene encoding 3-oxoacyl-[acyl-carrier-protein] synthase 3: MKLDWPIEIIGAGVSLPTKAVSNADFCKRLDTTEEWITQRTGILSRRMAAPEESTLTLAVDASRQAIAEAGLTPKDLDMIVLGTITPEHALPATSCELQAALGCRWIPAFDLVAACSGFVWSFVTAAHYVHTGMAGNVLVVGAETLTRITDMEDRGTAILFGDGAGAVVIRKSADPHRRLLAARMGSDGERGMLIWIPAGGAKEPASVKSVNERLHYMRMKGREVYKFAVTQFQELIAETLDDAGVKIEDVKLVVPHQSNMRIIESACERFGLPREKVVINIDRYGNTSAASIPIAFWEAKRDGRFQPGDLVLLVAFGAGLTWGSALLRV; this comes from the coding sequence ATGAAGCTGGACTGGCCGATCGAAATCATCGGCGCCGGTGTGAGTCTCCCGACCAAGGCTGTCTCCAACGCTGATTTCTGCAAGCGGCTCGACACGACCGAAGAGTGGATTACGCAGCGCACCGGCATCCTGAGCCGCCGCATGGCGGCGCCCGAGGAAAGCACGCTGACGCTCGCGGTCGATGCCAGCCGGCAGGCGATCGCCGAGGCGGGCCTGACGCCCAAAGACCTCGACATGATCGTGCTCGGCACCATCACGCCCGAGCACGCGCTCCCCGCGACCAGTTGCGAGCTCCAGGCGGCCCTGGGCTGCCGCTGGATTCCCGCGTTCGACCTGGTGGCGGCGTGCAGCGGGTTTGTCTGGAGCTTCGTCACCGCCGCACACTACGTGCACACCGGCATGGCCGGCAACGTCCTGGTCGTCGGGGCCGAAACGCTGACGCGCATCACCGACATGGAAGACCGCGGCACCGCCATCCTCTTCGGCGATGGCGCCGGCGCCGTGGTCATCCGAAAAAGCGCCGATCCGCACAGACGCCTGCTCGCCGCCCGCATGGGTTCCGACGGCGAGCGCGGCATGCTGATCTGGATTCCGGCGGGCGGGGCAAAGGAGCCGGCGTCGGTCAAAAGCGTGAACGAGCGGCTGCACTACATGCGCATGAAAGGCCGCGAGGTCTACAAGTTCGCCGTCACGCAGTTTCAGGAGTTGATCGCCGAGACGCTCGATGACGCCGGCGTGAAAATCGAAGACGTGAAGCTGGTCGTCCCGCATCAGTCCAATATGCGGATCATCGAGTCCGCCTGCGAACGCTTCGGGCTGCCGCGCGAGAAGGTCGTTATCAATATTGACCGCTACGGCAACACGTCCGCCGCGTCCATCCCGATCGCGTTCTGGGAGGCCAAGCGCGATGGGCGGTTTCAGCCGGGCGATCTGGTGCTGCTGGTGGCGTTCGGCGCGGGCCTGACGTGGGGCTCGGCGCTGCTGCGCGTGTAG
- the plsX gene encoding Phosphate acyltransferase has product MRIAVDAMGGDHAPREIVRGALRGLQHLGDADELLLFGQKQPVEAELREAGASDPRVRLVECSQVIGMDESPVEALRQKRDSSISRLAETAGKGEIDAIISAGNTGAFAAACQLRIKPIPGVTRPGIAVLMPTFHGPVVICDVGANVAPKPHHLHEYARICTVFSRVLLKVAEPRVGLVSIGEEAGKGNSLVKEATYLMREDPGIRFEGNMEGRDIFGGNSDVFICDGFVGNVVLKLTEGLAEGLFKTIVHEIETESKEMARSFRPILDNIYKRHDFAEYGGAPLLGIRSVAIICHGRSDARAIYNAVRVSVEQLKLNLNGVIAEELARQGTPA; this is encoded by the coding sequence ATGCGGATCGCGGTCGACGCGATGGGCGGGGACCACGCGCCGCGTGAAATCGTGCGCGGGGCTCTCCGCGGGCTGCAGCACCTCGGCGACGCCGATGAGCTGCTGCTCTTCGGCCAGAAGCAACCGGTTGAGGCCGAGCTGCGCGAAGCCGGCGCCAGTGACCCCCGCGTGCGGCTCGTCGAGTGCTCGCAGGTCATCGGCATGGACGAGTCGCCGGTCGAGGCCCTGCGGCAGAAGCGCGATTCGAGCATCAGCCGCCTGGCGGAGACGGCCGGCAAGGGCGAAATCGATGCGATCATCTCGGCCGGCAACACGGGCGCGTTCGCGGCCGCGTGCCAACTGCGCATCAAGCCGATCCCCGGTGTGACCCGTCCGGGCATTGCGGTGCTGATGCCGACGTTTCATGGCCCCGTGGTCATCTGCGACGTGGGGGCCAATGTCGCGCCCAAGCCGCATCATCTGCACGAATACGCCCGTATCTGCACGGTTTTCTCGCGCGTCCTGCTGAAGGTGGCCGAGCCGCGCGTCGGCCTGGTATCCATCGGCGAGGAGGCGGGCAAGGGCAATTCGCTGGTCAAGGAAGCCACGTACCTGATGCGCGAGGATCCGGGCATCCGTTTCGAAGGCAACATGGAAGGCCGCGATATCTTCGGCGGCAACAGCGACGTGTTCATCTGCGACGGCTTCGTCGGCAACGTCGTGCTGAAGCTGACGGAGGGGCTCGCGGAAGGCCTCTTCAAGACGATCGTTCACGAAATCGAGACGGAGAGCAAGGAGATGGCCAGGAGCTTCCGGCCGATCCTCGACAACATCTACAAGCGGCACGATTTCGCCGAGTACGGTGGGGCGCCGTTGCTGGGCATCCGCAGCGTCGCGATCATCTGTCACGGCCGCAGCGACGCGCGGGCCATCTACAACGCCGTCCGCGTCTCGGTCGAGCAGCTCAAGCTGAACCTGAACGGGGTGATCGCTGAGGAACTGGCCCGCCAGGGAACGCCCGCATGA
- the rpmF gene encoding 50S ribosomal protein L32, producing the protein MLPVTKKSKMRQRTRRSHHALSAVHLIGCPQCGQAKLPHAACDNCGYVNTHTKINVGAKES; encoded by the coding sequence ATGTTACCGGTAACGAAAAAGAGCAAAATGCGGCAGCGCACGCGCCGTTCGCACCATGCGCTGTCAGCCGTTCACCTGATCGGCTGCCCGCAGTGTGGTCAGGCCAAGCTGCCGCACGCGGCCTGCGATAATTGCGGCTACGTGAACACGCACACCAAGATCAACGTCGGGGCCAAGGAGTCCTGA
- the pilT_2 gene encoding Twitching mobility protein: MSDTTTQDEMLSQEVVGQEAQDILADTGDGKRKEPALNRYFKAVVKMKVSDLHLKSDAPAAVRVKGASGGRSKGALRPLTGGVLTHEFIYNGVLELLNPKQRVLFDEKGAIDFAYDIGEPGDADRFRVNAFLQRGKMALAARRVTREIRRFDQLFLPPSMEEVCHFREGIVLLAGVTGSGKSTTIAAMLDWINEREAVHIITVEDPIEYLFADKKARINQREIGIDVPNFHDALKYLMREDPDIVLVGEMRDLETFAAAVHAAETGHLVLGTIHASSCAQTISRILDLFPENERKAMRQALEFNLKAVICQKLLKSCSSKTPVVPCVEVMITNPSIRKLIREERDNELIDVIRASYDDGMVDFNEYLRRLVDTGFIDHATAYEASPNLDELRMVLKGIRTGGGGILG; this comes from the coding sequence ATGTCGGACACGACGACGCAGGACGAGATGCTGTCGCAGGAGGTGGTCGGGCAGGAGGCGCAGGACATCCTGGCGGACACCGGGGACGGGAAGCGGAAGGAGCCGGCGCTCAACAGGTATTTCAAGGCCGTCGTCAAAATGAAGGTGTCGGACCTGCACCTGAAGTCGGACGCGCCGGCGGCGGTGCGGGTGAAGGGGGCCAGCGGCGGCCGGTCGAAAGGCGCCCTGCGGCCGCTGACGGGCGGGGTCTTGACGCATGAGTTCATTTACAACGGCGTGCTGGAGCTGCTGAACCCCAAGCAGCGCGTGCTCTTCGACGAGAAGGGGGCGATCGACTTCGCGTACGACATCGGCGAACCTGGAGACGCCGACCGCTTTCGCGTGAACGCCTTCCTGCAGCGCGGCAAGATGGCCCTGGCGGCGCGGCGCGTGACGCGCGAAATCCGCCGCTTCGATCAGCTTTTCCTGCCGCCGTCGATGGAAGAAGTGTGCCACTTCCGCGAGGGGATCGTGCTGTTGGCGGGCGTGACCGGCTCGGGCAAGAGCACCACGATTGCGGCGATGCTGGACTGGATCAACGAGCGCGAGGCGGTGCACATCATCACGGTCGAGGATCCGATCGAGTACCTCTTCGCCGACAAGAAGGCGCGCATCAACCAGCGCGAGATCGGCATCGACGTCCCGAATTTTCACGACGCGCTGAAGTACCTGATGCGCGAGGATCCGGACATCGTGCTGGTGGGTGAAATGCGCGACCTGGAGACCTTCGCCGCTGCCGTGCACGCCGCCGAGACGGGCCACCTGGTGCTGGGCACGATCCATGCCTCGAGCTGCGCCCAGACCATTTCGCGAATTCTCGACCTCTTCCCGGAGAACGAGCGCAAGGCCATGCGCCAGGCGCTGGAGTTCAACCTCAAGGCGGTCATCTGCCAGAAGCTGCTGAAGAGCTGCTCGAGCAAGACGCCGGTGGTTCCGTGTGTCGAGGTCATGATCACCAATCCCTCGATCCGCAAGCTCATCCGCGAGGAGCGCGACAACGAACTGATTGACGTAATCCGCGCTTCGTACGACGATGGGATGGTCGATTTCAACGAGTACCTGCGGCGGCTGGTCGACACCGGCTTCATCGACCACGCCACGGCCTACGAGGCGTCGCCCAACCTGGACGAGCTGCGCATGGTGCTCAAGGGCATCCGCACCGGCGGCGGAGGAATATTGGGATAG
- the xpsE_1 gene encoding Type II secretion system protein E has translation MQILALAGVLAAATDSPIYVQPFKLLAVTLVFVAWALFAQWVDKDTIAVNTYRVLWNLVTLTVGPIGITAGLLIPNFLVGFLVMGAIVGGLIGFYVAHRNALVEPHDTVFTTSHLKRIQETGFSGTKKKSVKEVKEKVKLTRADRRGIAIPEEEEAREQYALAQDVFYDGLWRRASRFEIAPAGETAKVTYTVDALPVEHEPLPREEADSFIAFVKQNAGLNLEERRKPQDGRLYAAIGDHKFELRVRTNGSTAGEKLTVRVIGPEAKFRVADLGFNPKQLDQVRALMDAGKGLTIITGPAGSGVTTTCYSFTRSHDAFLMNIQLLEYHKELEVDNVTQNLFQPAEGRSFSDELLRIIRADPDVLIIPELRDNAAPAVIAKAAGDKQKIYLALPANDVFEGLRKWSKLVPDKGHAAKSVNAVINQRLIRKLCIACRESYKPDAQTLRKLNLPPDAVLYRQPQPQYDKRGNPIICPGCQGTGYVGLTGVYDILMVDEGLREVVRRGGSTADIQTYVAKKGGVGLQPQALEKVLSGVTSIQEVVRVVRGSSSKEGASAGGSAGPPAASKPRAPGSAGTPAA, from the coding sequence GTGCAGATTCTTGCGCTAGCGGGCGTTTTGGCCGCGGCTACGGACAGTCCGATCTACGTCCAGCCCTTCAAGCTGCTGGCCGTCACGCTGGTCTTTGTCGCCTGGGCGCTGTTTGCGCAGTGGGTGGACAAGGACACCATCGCGGTCAATACGTATCGGGTGCTCTGGAACCTGGTCACGCTCACGGTCGGGCCGATCGGCATCACCGCCGGACTGCTGATTCCGAACTTTCTGGTCGGCTTCCTGGTGATGGGGGCGATTGTCGGCGGGTTGATCGGTTTTTACGTCGCCCATCGCAACGCGCTGGTTGAGCCGCACGACACGGTCTTCACCACCAGTCACCTGAAGCGGATCCAGGAGACCGGCTTTTCGGGCACGAAGAAGAAGTCGGTCAAAGAAGTCAAGGAAAAGGTCAAGCTCACGCGGGCCGATCGCAGGGGCATCGCCATTCCGGAGGAGGAAGAGGCCCGCGAGCAATACGCGCTGGCGCAGGACGTCTTCTACGACGGCCTGTGGCGCCGCGCCTCGCGCTTCGAGATTGCTCCCGCCGGCGAGACGGCCAAGGTCACCTACACCGTTGACGCTTTGCCCGTTGAGCATGAGCCGCTGCCGCGCGAAGAGGCCGACAGCTTCATCGCCTTCGTCAAGCAGAACGCCGGCCTGAATCTCGAAGAGCGCCGCAAGCCGCAGGACGGCCGGCTCTACGCCGCGATCGGCGACCATAAGTTTGAGCTGCGCGTCCGCACCAACGGCTCAACCGCGGGCGAGAAGCTGACGGTCCGCGTCATCGGCCCCGAGGCGAAATTCAGGGTGGCGGACCTGGGCTTCAACCCCAAACAGTTGGACCAGGTTCGGGCGCTCATGGACGCCGGCAAAGGCCTGACCATCATCACCGGCCCCGCCGGCAGCGGCGTCACCACGACCTGCTACAGCTTCACGCGCAGCCACGACGCGTTTCTGATGAACATCCAGCTCCTGGAGTACCACAAGGAACTGGAGGTCGACAACGTCACGCAGAATCTCTTTCAACCGGCCGAGGGGCGTTCGTTTTCCGACGAGCTGCTGCGGATCATCCGCGCCGACCCCGACGTCCTGATCATCCCCGAGCTGCGCGACAACGCCGCCCCGGCGGTCATCGCCAAGGCCGCCGGCGACAAGCAGAAAATTTACCTTGCGCTTCCGGCCAATGACGTATTCGAAGGGCTGCGCAAGTGGTCCAAGCTGGTTCCCGACAAGGGCCACGCCGCCAAGAGCGTGAACGCGGTCATCAACCAGCGGCTGATTCGCAAGCTCTGCATCGCCTGCCGCGAGTCCTACAAGCCCGACGCCCAGACGCTGCGAAAGCTGAACCTGCCGCCCGACGCGGTGCTCTATCGCCAGCCGCAGCCGCAGTACGACAAGCGCGGCAACCCGATCATCTGTCCCGGCTGCCAGGGCACCGGATACGTCGGTCTGACGGGCGTATATGACATCCTCATGGTGGACGAGGGGCTGCGCGAGGTCGTCCGCCGCGGCGGCTCGACGGCCGACATTCAGACGTACGTCGCCAAGAAGGGCGGCGTCGGTTTGCAGCCGCAGGCGCTGGAGAAGGTGCTCAGCGGCGTGACCAGCATTCAGGAAGTTGTCCGGGTCGTGCGTGGTTCATCGTCCAAGGAAGGGGCGTCCGCCGGCGGCTCGGCCGGTCCACCGGCGGCAAGCAAGCCGCGTGCGCCAGGCAGCGCCGGCACGCCGGCGGCGTGA
- a CDS encoding putative N-acetyl-LL-diaminopimelate aminotransferase, with amino-acid sequence MLISRKVAADVTSASWIREMFEKGRQLKARLGEENVFDFSLGNPNGIPPQAFFDAIRAVAADPQPSLHRYMPNAGFDETRAAVAKFLAREYRLPINASGVIMTSGAAGGLNVTLRSICNPGDEVIALTPYFPEYRFYIEHAGAVLKLVDTDERFQPDLGRIDAAIGPQTKAIIINTPNNPTGAVYGESACRGLAEVLKKHDRDDRPIYLICDDPYRRIIYDLDWCPTPSVHYPRTIIASSYSKDLSVAGERAGYLAVHADVPGRGELLAAMTMLNRTLGFVNCSAFMQRVVARCADALCDIGFYRENRDLLCNALRQAGYDLPIPGGALYAFPRTPIDDVKFVEVLLRHNILTVPGRGFGRPGHIRISFCVERKTIERALPRFAKAFREAG; translated from the coding sequence ATGCTTATCTCCCGCAAAGTCGCCGCCGACGTGACCTCCGCCTCGTGGATTCGCGAGATGTTCGAGAAAGGCCGGCAGCTCAAGGCCCGCCTCGGCGAGGAGAACGTCTTCGACTTCTCGCTGGGCAACCCCAACGGCATTCCGCCGCAGGCGTTCTTCGACGCGATCCGCGCCGTCGCCGCCGATCCGCAGCCGTCGCTGCACCGCTACATGCCCAACGCCGGGTTCGACGAGACGCGGGCCGCGGTGGCGAAGTTCCTGGCGCGGGAGTATCGCCTGCCGATCAACGCATCGGGCGTGATCATGACCAGCGGCGCGGCGGGGGGGCTGAACGTGACGCTGCGCTCGATCTGCAACCCCGGCGACGAGGTGATCGCGCTGACGCCCTACTTTCCGGAGTACCGTTTCTACATTGAGCACGCCGGCGCGGTGCTGAAGCTGGTCGACACCGACGAGCGTTTTCAGCCCGACCTGGGGCGGATCGACGCGGCCATCGGCCCGCAGACCAAAGCGATCATCATCAACACGCCGAACAACCCCACGGGCGCGGTGTACGGCGAAAGCGCCTGTCGCGGGCTGGCGGAGGTGCTGAAAAAGCACGACCGCGACGACCGGCCGATCTACCTGATCTGCGACGACCCGTATCGCCGGATCATCTATGACCTGGACTGGTGCCCGACGCCGTCGGTGCATTACCCGCGGACGATCATCGCGTCGAGTTACTCGAAAGACCTGAGCGTGGCGGGGGAGCGGGCGGGCTACCTCGCGGTGCATGCCGATGTGCCGGGCCGGGGCGAGCTTCTGGCGGCGATGACGATGCTCAACCGCACGCTGGGGTTTGTGAACTGCTCGGCGTTCATGCAGCGCGTCGTGGCCCGCTGCGCCGATGCGCTGTGCGACATCGGCTTCTACCGCGAGAATCGCGACCTGCTGTGCAATGCGCTGCGCCAGGCGGGCTACGACCTGCCCATCCCCGGCGGAGCGCTCTACGCGTTCCCGCGCACGCCGATTGATGATGTGAAATTCGTCGAGGTGCTGCTGCGGCACAACATCCTGACCGTCCCCGGCCGCGGGTTCGGCCGGCCGGGGCATATTCGGATCAGCTTCTGCGTGGAGCGCAAGACGATCGAGCGGGCGCTGCCGAGATTTGCGAAGGCGTTTCGCGAGGCGGGATGA
- a CDS encoding Aminopeptidase T, translating to MLDPRYTKLAQTLVNYACAAKRGEKILFEAIDIPHEFTTECVRVARKAGADPLVLLKSVQVNRALMNVASRSQWELMAKVEKLQMQNVQCYVGIRGSPNVSELSDVAAANQKIYESTVWKKVHTNIRVKKTRWCVLRWPGSSMAQLAQMSTQAFEDFYFDVCCMDYARMGKAMIPLKKRMEKTDIVRLKGPRDTDLTFSIKGIPAIPCDGHVNIPDGEVFTAPVRESINGVIRYNAPTLYRGVTHEDVRFVFKDGKIVEATSSNTKKLNEVLDADKGARYIGEFAIGFNPYITKPMKDILFDEKIAGSIHLTPGNCYDEASNGNKSEIHWDIVMIQTPEYGGGEIYFDGKLVRKNGRFVAKELMGLNPEKLK from the coding sequence ATGCTCGACCCCCGTTACACCAAGCTTGCCCAGACGCTCGTCAATTACGCCTGCGCCGCCAAGCGCGGCGAGAAAATCCTGTTCGAGGCGATCGACATTCCGCACGAGTTCACCACCGAGTGCGTCCGCGTGGCCCGCAAGGCCGGGGCCGACCCGCTGGTGCTGCTCAAGAGCGTGCAGGTGAACCGCGCCCTGATGAACGTCGCGTCGCGCAGCCAGTGGGAGCTCATGGCCAAGGTCGAAAAGCTCCAGATGCAGAACGTGCAGTGCTACGTCGGCATCCGCGGCTCGCCCAACGTGTCCGAACTGTCGGACGTCGCCGCGGCGAACCAGAAAATCTACGAATCGACCGTGTGGAAGAAGGTGCACACCAACATCCGCGTGAAGAAGACGCGCTGGTGCGTGCTGCGCTGGCCGGGCAGCAGCATGGCCCAGCTCGCGCAGATGTCGACGCAGGCCTTCGAGGATTTCTACTTCGACGTGTGCTGCATGGACTACGCCCGCATGGGCAAGGCCATGATCCCGCTCAAAAAACGCATGGAGAAGACGGACATCGTGCGGCTGAAAGGCCCGCGCGATACCGATCTGACCTTCTCGATCAAGGGGATTCCGGCCATCCCCTGCGACGGGCACGTCAACATCCCCGACGGCGAGGTCTTCACCGCCCCCGTCCGCGAGAGCATCAACGGCGTCATCCGCTACAACGCGCCGACGCTCTACCGCGGTGTGACGCATGAGGACGTGCGCTTCGTCTTCAAGGACGGCAAGATCGTTGAGGCCACCAGCTCGAACACGAAGAAGCTCAACGAAGTGCTCGACGCCGACAAGGGCGCCCGCTACATCGGCGAATTCGCCATCGGGTTCAATCCGTACATCACCAAGCCGATGAAGGACATCCTGTTCGACGAAAAAATCGCCGGCAGCATCCACCTGACGCCCGGCAACTGCTACGACGAAGCCAGCAACGGGAACAAGAGCGAGATTCACTGGGACATCGTGATGATCCAGACGCCGGAGTATGGCGGCGGGGAGATTTACTTTGACGGGAAGCTGGTGAGGAAGAACGGGCGGTTTGTGGCGAAGGAGCTGATGGGGCTGAATCCGGAGAAGCTCAAATAA
- the prkC_11 gene encoding Serine/threonine-protein kinase PrkC, whose product MPVNVNWFEDDDQLLGVIRGGPQAARAAAPAIRGYDELVELARGGQGVVYRATQRSTGQPVAIKLLLDGTYASSAGRRRFEREIDLVASLRHSNIVRVYDSGVMPDHRPYCIMEYIEGRPLDQFAAEFGLYDPDVRSRTGSADRRPSDAAAPLRSRKSRLDAVLAVFAKVCDAVNYAHQRGVIHRDLKPSNIRVDPEGEPHVLDFGLAKDVGVEAAARTQVSLAGHFMGSVPWSSPEQALGIPEKIDVRTDVYALGVVLYQLLTGRFPYDVSGSLAQALLNIQSADPLPPRRIAPRLDEDVQTIALKCLAKEPERRYQTAGDLAADVRHYLAGEPIAARADSTWYVLQRALRRYRLIVRFGVALLLLSLGGAIAMSILYQQTIVARDATAQQRDKAQLEAQRAKQIQKFLEEMLASVRPARSRGRDVSVLRELLDESSQRVHTELKDQPLAAAALHLTMGLTYQGISEFEPAEKHIRRAIELYESAAGRAAEDTLLARQKLAYFMLSQSRYEEGEKLARELLDDCRRALGDEHRVSIYVAHDLAMLRSTLGGMQESIEIVRGLVETLRRTKGPEAEDTLTMMSDLAAVQNEAGQFEEARKLHEQVLEARQRILGPDHPDVVVSLNMLGMARENLGDLKGAEEAIRESFERGSRVCGPNHADTLIAQDNLARILQSQGRIEEAEKLFRAALERKTASLGPEHPSTLTTMHNLADVLRGQGKLDEAESLQRASYETTKRIMGMNSLETAITANNLGKLLERRGRSAEAEPLFREAVETAERVFPQGNWQLSLLRCNLGACLADLKRFEEAERLLLDGHAVLASSLGWQSGYVRGFFERIGRMYDEWPQPEKAARWRESAPTSAPASAPVSAPRP is encoded by the coding sequence ATGCCCGTCAACGTGAATTGGTTCGAAGACGACGACCAGTTGCTCGGCGTCATCCGCGGCGGACCGCAGGCCGCGCGGGCCGCGGCGCCTGCGATTCGGGGGTACGACGAACTGGTCGAACTGGCCCGCGGCGGACAAGGCGTCGTCTATCGCGCGACGCAGCGCTCCACCGGCCAGCCGGTCGCGATCAAGCTGCTGCTCGACGGGACCTACGCCTCTTCCGCGGGCCGGCGGCGGTTTGAGCGCGAGATCGACCTGGTCGCGAGCCTGCGCCATTCCAACATCGTCCGCGTCTATGACAGCGGCGTGATGCCCGACCACCGGCCCTACTGCATCATGGAGTACATCGAAGGCCGTCCGCTCGATCAGTTCGCCGCCGAATTCGGCCTGTACGATCCCGACGTTCGTTCGCGAACGGGCAGCGCGGATCGACGCCCGTCCGACGCGGCCGCGCCGCTCCGCAGCCGTAAATCGCGGCTGGACGCGGTCCTGGCGGTCTTCGCGAAGGTGTGCGACGCGGTGAACTACGCCCATCAGCGCGGCGTGATTCACCGCGACCTGAAGCCCAGCAACATCCGCGTCGACCCCGAAGGCGAGCCGCACGTGCTGGACTTCGGGCTGGCGAAGGACGTCGGGGTCGAGGCGGCGGCCCGCACGCAGGTGAGCCTCGCCGGGCATTTCATGGGCAGCGTCCCCTGGTCCAGCCCCGAGCAGGCGCTGGGAATTCCGGAGAAGATCGACGTCCGGACCGACGTCTACGCCCTGGGGGTCGTACTCTACCAGCTTCTCACCGGACGATTTCCGTATGACGTGAGCGGCAGCCTGGCGCAGGCGCTGCTGAACATCCAATCCGCCGACCCGCTCCCGCCGCGCCGCATCGCTCCGCGACTCGATGAAGACGTGCAGACCATCGCGCTGAAGTGCCTCGCCAAGGAGCCGGAGCGGCGCTACCAGACCGCCGGCGACCTGGCGGCCGACGTCCGCCATTATCTGGCCGGCGAGCCGATCGCCGCCCGAGCCGACAGCACGTGGTACGTCCTGCAGCGGGCGTTGCGGAGGTATCGGCTGATCGTGCGTTTCGGCGTGGCGCTGCTGCTGTTGTCGCTGGGCGGGGCGATCGCGATGTCGATCCTGTATCAGCAGACCATCGTCGCGCGCGACGCGACCGCGCAGCAGCGCGACAAGGCGCAGCTCGAGGCCCAGCGGGCCAAGCAGATTCAGAAGTTCCTGGAAGAAATGCTGGCGTCGGTGCGGCCGGCCAGGTCCCGCGGACGGGACGTGTCGGTGCTGCGCGAGCTGCTGGATGAGTCATCGCAGCGCGTCCACACGGAGCTGAAGGACCAGCCGCTGGCCGCCGCCGCGCTGCACCTCACGATGGGGCTTACCTATCAAGGCATCAGTGAATTCGAACCGGCGGAGAAGCACATCCGCCGGGCGATCGAATTGTACGAATCCGCCGCCGGTCGCGCTGCGGAAGACACGCTGCTGGCGCGGCAGAAGCTGGCGTATTTCATGCTGTCGCAGAGCCGTTACGAAGAAGGTGAGAAGCTGGCTCGCGAGCTGCTCGACGACTGCCGCCGGGCGCTGGGCGACGAGCATCGCGTCTCGATCTACGTCGCGCATGACCTGGCGATGCTGCGCTCGACGCTGGGCGGCATGCAGGAGAGCATCGAGATCGTGCGCGGCCTGGTCGAAACGCTGCGCAGGACCAAAGGCCCCGAAGCCGAAGACACGCTGACGATGATGAGCGACCTGGCCGCCGTGCAGAACGAGGCCGGGCAGTTCGAGGAAGCTCGCAAGCTGCACGAGCAGGTGCTGGAAGCCCGGCAGCGGATTCTGGGTCCTGACCATCCGGATGTCGTCGTGTCTCTCAACATGCTGGGCATGGCCCGCGAGAACCTTGGGGATTTGAAGGGCGCCGAGGAGGCCATTCGCGAATCCTTCGAGCGCGGCAGCCGCGTCTGCGGCCCCAATCACGCCGACACGCTCATCGCGCAGGACAACCTGGCGAGAATCCTCCAATCCCAGGGCCGCATCGAGGAGGCCGAGAAGCTCTTTCGCGCGGCGCTGGAGCGCAAGACCGCGAGCCTCGGGCCGGAGCATCCGAGCACGCTGACCACCATGCACAACCTGGCGGACGTGCTTCGCGGGCAGGGCAAATTGGATGAGGCGGAGTCTCTCCAACGCGCCTCGTACGAGACCACCAAGCGCATCATGGGTATGAACTCGCTCGAGACCGCCATTACGGCCAACAACCTTGGAAAGCTGCTCGAGCGCCGCGGCCGATCCGCCGAGGCCGAGCCGCTCTTTCGCGAAGCAGTCGAGACCGCCGAGCGGGTCTTCCCGCAGGGCAACTGGCAGCTCAGCCTGCTGCGGTGCAACCTGGGCGCCTGCCTGGCCGACCTGAAGCGATTCGAGGAGGCCGAGCGGCTGCTGCTCGACGGCCACGCCGTGCTGGCCTCCTCGCTGGGCTGGCAGAGCGGCTACGTCCGCGGTTTTTTTGAGCGGATCGGCCGAATGTACGACGAATGGCCGCAGCCGGAGAAGGCCGCGCGATGGCGCGAGAGCGCCCCGACGTCTGCGCCGGCGTCCGCCCCGGTCTCCGCTCCGAGACCTTGA
- the sigW_4 gene encoding ECF RNA polymerase sigma factor SigW yields the protein METGGLDELLRRAARRDAEALGRLVDLYSPRLFGLLYRLTASRDAADDLLQETFLRVVRTIDQYEHSGKFEAWLFRIAANLARDRARQRGRRGVDAALDEAHDGAGAPASRDSAGPDAALMRRERGEKLSVALNELSDADREIIMLRHYSELSFQEIAELLGVPLGTALARAHRALAKLREIVGDV from the coding sequence GTGGAGACAGGCGGCTTGGACGAACTCCTCCGGCGTGCGGCCCGTCGCGACGCCGAGGCGCTTGGCCGGCTGGTCGATCTCTACAGCCCGCGGCTCTTCGGGCTGCTGTATCGGCTGACCGCGTCACGGGACGCGGCGGACGATTTGTTGCAGGAGACATTTCTCCGCGTCGTCCGTACGATCGATCAGTATGAGCACAGCGGCAAGTTCGAGGCCTGGCTCTTTCGCATCGCCGCGAACCTGGCCCGCGACCGGGCCCGGCAGAGAGGGCGGCGAGGCGTTGATGCGGCGCTTGATGAGGCTCATGACGGCGCCGGTGCGCCGGCGAGCCGCGACAGCGCCGGCCCTGACGCGGCTCTGATGCGGCGCGAACGGGGCGAGAAGCTGAGCGTCGCGCTGAACGAGTTGAGCGACGCGGATCGGGAGATCATCATGCTCCGGCATTATTCGGAGCTGTCGTTCCAGGAAATCGCGGAGCTTCTGGGCGTGCCGCTCGGGACGGCGCTGGCCCGAGCGCATCGGGCGCTGGCGAAGCTGAGAGAAATCGTCGGCGACGTGTGA